Within the Eleginops maclovinus isolate JMC-PN-2008 ecotype Puerto Natales chromosome 13, JC_Emac_rtc_rv5, whole genome shotgun sequence genome, the region GCAAATTATAATGCTTGCAAGgatattattcttattttgctttttttttcaggagTAGGCCTAAGCCTACTTtataatgtcaaataaaagtacTACTTTGTTCAGGGGAAAGCATCAGGGCAGTGCACCTGTCTGCTCCTGGGTGAGTTGCGTCACACCCACCTCTCCGGTCGGTCAGTATCGGTGCGCGTCGAAACCTCCGGTTTGTTTACTGGGACCCCAAGCACAGTAAGCAggtaaacaacagtaaaaccTGCCTGCAGTCATACATGAAGCGTTTCCCAGCCATAATAACCTTTTATCCTCTTTACGCCGTGCAGATAGATCCAATTATAGACAGCAGCGGAGTACACACAACACAGCCGCGACCAAAAGCTTTGACAACACGCCTGAAAGCGGACAACAAAAGCCTTTTTGCAAGGTCATTATAAGTCTGCCGAATCAAATAACAAAGCAACAGGTGTCCATATCGGTTTATCCAAATGCTAGTAAACGCTCGCTCAGCAAAACGGAGTTTACAGCATTGCACTTTCCCCACTAAAGTGAAGAGTTCATAAGCATCAGCTGTGAAAATACTTGTTTACTGCACCTGTAGAGATGATCCTAACCGCGAAATGTTCCTCAGTGTTCACGGCAGCAGCTCTGTACTGTTTGGTGGGATGAGAAGATGTTACTCAATGAACTGAGGACATCGGGaaattccccccccccacctccgcTAACAATGCAACCTGTTGCCAGAACATCGGATAGCCGTGGTCCCGCCTCAGGACCGAGCTGATTGGTGGGCGGCTCCCGGGAGAGGCGGGGCCTGCTCCAATCCTAATttcatctccacacacacacacacacacacacacacacacacacacacacacacacacacacacacacacacacacacacacacacacacacacacacacacacacacacacacacacacacacacacacacacaggttgatGAAATGAATAGTGTTTGACCCATTTCTGCTGAGTTGTTAGAGGAAATCATTTCTGAatcaatttgaaaatgttaacatGGCAGTATGAGGCTACAATTACATCTAATCCCAATGCAGATCAGGAGAAATACTGATCACTTCTGAGGCAAAACTAATTAACTATTGACAGGACAAAGGCTAGTTCAGTTAGATCACATGGTCATCTGCTTTTTATAGATACACTACAGCATATATGGCGTTTACATTGCATCTTTAACTTAAATCTTGTGATTTATACTTGGTTTAAGGCTTTTTGATTATTAGCAAGTTAAGATTATCTTCACTCCTTCTAATACTTCAAACAGCTACTCCTGTGTAATATCACTATGAAAGGAAACTGTCATGCCACTGTGAACTCAAGCTCTTTGTAAAGACCCTACACAATTCTACCAAACATCCAAATGTCATGATAATGTGATAAGGGTCTGCTGTAAAGAACTAATGTACCCAGTACAATGAAAGCAGCACACTGGAGGACATCCAAGAGTTTGTATGACAGAACAGCTCCATTTTAcccattaaaatatttaatctgAATAATTTATTGGCAGAATGTACTATCCACAATCgtttattagcttggctttAGACAAATTGTCTATTTTTGCAGGTTCAGCTGACTAACATTTTTTGAGTTATGGTTTTTTGGGCATTTCAAATTTGAATTTTAAGACTGGCCAGGGTTAGGGTCAACACAGTCTCTATTTCACATTTGATAAGTAACATCAAACTTTTTGTTCAGGAAACTTCTttaagaaatataaagaaattaATAATGTATAGGCCCACAAAATGACGTTTTACTACTTATGATGCAAAATAAGCATTAACAATCATTATCATCCTAGCTGTTATCCAACAAGCTTTATGAAATTACTGCTGTAAAACGTCTGAATGTGGTGCAGCTGTAACTCAAAgcattatgaaaaataaattacattatttcattGGGTCTGTCAACCCTCATTTTAATACAACAAttagcaaacaaataaaaaagaatgagaataaaaacagacatagACAAGTACAAAAAATTCTGTCTTTACTTCAAAGTTCAGTACCTTTCCATTCCACACCTGGTGTGGGACCCACTGTTCCACCGGGTTCCATCAGGAGGCGCCAGAGCAGAGCAAGAGCACAGCACAAATAccagtacaaaataaaaaggaacagctgagagcaagaaaaagaaaggcaaCTTGGACATTGATAAAGAAAAATAGGGAAAGAGAGAAGTAAGAATATTTATAAACACCTTATACCAtgacagaaatgtgaaaaatgggTATTGTTCGCTCTTAAGTTATTTGGTCTACTTCAAGGCCTCTTGCAGTGCAGAGGCCagatataaacataaacagatcaGTTACTGCATTGGTTCACATGCACCCCCccactgttttttaatttttttatagaGGACTATGCACATCTGATATGACATGATGTCACTACTTGCTAAGCCAACACCATCGAAAAGCACTGATTTCACAATTCATGTGTACTGCAGACATAAACAGAAAGGGATGActcaaatgtactgtataaaaaccaaaatgtcaaactgtataCAACCAAGCCACATAAGTTCAACTAATAATTTTGTTCATTGGTCAACTCTGTGGCATGTCCACAACTGATGGGCTGAGTTCCAGACAAATAATTTTTTCCAATATTTACATCTATTTCGATGGTAAAATCCTTTGAGAGGTGAGGATGAAAACTTGGCCTCCTTTGGGTTAATCAGCACTGGGTacaaaatgacagaaacaaGAAGTACAAGTCTGATTGTAAGCATGTCTGAAggaacagacaaaataaaaaaatgttcaccaacATACGTTTTACTAAACACAAGATTTTACGCTGCACTATACTGACGTCATCTTCCATTTTCTCTCACTTGCTTGCAGTAAAAAGGCTCACAATGTGGTAGGGCAGTGCTAGATAAAGTATTTTTGATGGAATATAAAGCATCAATTCATGAATGAAACCAACATCTGTTTAAGATTATTTAGGCACTCAAATTCCCTCAAATTTAAAGATGTAATACATCAAGTCTTTTATAATGTAAAGCCTCTGATGCTTTGAGTCATTGTGTCAATACAGTAAGGGAATATTTTATCATTACTTTCTCCACCTAACGTGGGTTTATGTGTTGGAAATAGCATCGTATGTATGCACAGGTGTGGCGAGTCAATCACAGTCAGTCAGTGCGGGAGCGTCCGTGCCAGTCAGTCACAAAGTGTGTGAGGTAGTGTGTTGGTGTCAGTGCTTTGCTGGTTGGCAGGCTAGATGTCTGAAGTACTGTTTAGTTTAACATTCATTGTGATTTGACTCCTTtaggggggggagaaaaaaaatcatatacCAAGAGTCACCCAAGGTGGTACACATAAGAATGAAAGTCATCGAGTGTGTTTCTCTGGGTAGTGAACAAGTAAAGGGCTAGTCAAGAGAAAGTTGGGCAACAAGCTGACATGACACACAGCTCATTCAGTAAGATCAAAGCAAAGAATGTCTCCATTTGTCCTCATGTGATGAACCTCCACGCTGCTCCTTTGTCATCCAATCCTCAACTCTCGTTAGCTGCTACCAGTTGGCCTAGTCCCTGCCGCACAAACACCGCCTGGATGTCCTTGGTCTTGATGCAGAAGTCACAGGCCCAAACAGCAGCGCTCTCTCGAGTCAGCAGCGCATATGCTGGCTCTGTCAGGCCTGTGCAGTCACGATGGAACCAGCGTTGGCACGATGCTTCACACAGGATGGCGTCCTGATCGTCATGCACCTCCGCCATGCATAGGCCACAGGGGAAGACCATCCCGGGGCCACCAAGTTTTCCGGGGCCGGAGCCAGGGCCGGTCGAGGGGGCGGCAGGGCCAGAGGGCAGGGGAGACTGGGTATTTGGGGTTGAGGTGGAATTAGATGGGGGATTGGGGTTGCTGCCCGGAGTGTTGCCTCCGTTGTTGGTCATGCTGTTCTGACCTGAATTTGAGGCCGCATTTGGCATGGGACCGCCGGCACCGGGAGTGTTGTTCTGCTGGTTGTACGGGGTGGAGCCAGGGGCGGAGTGAGGTGGGGTggactgttgttgctgctgctgctgggtagAGTTGTTAGAGTTGGGGGTGTTTGTGTTGCTGGGTGGTTGTAACTGACCCGGGGGTTGATGCTGGGGCTGGCCTGATCCATTTAGAGGCCCAGTGGGGGAGGAGTTGGGGTTTGGTTGTGGCGGCACTGAGGAGGGCTGACCAGGTGTATTGGGGTTGGGCTGCTGGACGTCAGGGTGGCCAGGGAAGCCTCCCCCTGACTGAGGAGGGCCAGAGTTAGGAGGAGGGCCAGGAGGGGTGTTATTAGGAGGGGGGCCATTGGGATTAAGGTTaagctgttgctgttgttgctgctgctgctgaggcccAGGTGGTGGCCCTCCTCCCCCAAAGTTCTTTCCATCCTCGTTACCTGGCCCTGGCGGACTGGGACCAGGGTATGGGCCATCCTGTGAGGAGGGGAATTGTCCTTGAGGGGGCATACCAGGTAACCCCCCCACCATGTTTCCACCGGGGCCACCACCCATGCCAACCATCATGTTCATTCCAGGACCCATTCCTCCCATGGGAGGCAGGGGGCCATGTGGGGGCCCTCTGGGGCCTCCACCACCAGGTAACGGTGGGCTATTGAATGGGTGTCCACCCTGTCCGTGTTGCTGCTGGGGAGGCATGCCAAACCGAGGGTGGGGAGGCCCACCTCCTCCGGGACCTCCCATAGCCCCTGGAGATAACATGGGATTGAATCCTGGCCCAGGGTGCATCGGTGGACTAAAGTTTGGTGGCATATTGAACTGAGAAGGGCCACCGGGGGGGaatccaccacctcctcccccgcCGCCgcccccccaccgccacctCCAAAGCCCGGCATTCCTCCAAAGCCTAGCTGGTGGTGAGGTCCAGCGTTGGATGGAGGGCCGAATGGTGGCCTTCGGCCAGGTTGGCCTCCGCCTGGTCCTCCTGGGCCTCCCATGAAGCCCATTCCTACGCCCATTCGGCCTCCACCGCCAtatccacctcctccacctgcgCCTGGGCTTGGAAGAAATGGAGCACTGCCTGGTCCACCTGTCCCGCTAGGTCGGGATGGGGGCCCAAAGTCATCATCGAAGGGGTTGGAGGCCACCAGGTGGTCCACCATGGGGGTAGGAGGGGGTGCAAACTCCGTAAGGTGGGAGAACCCTGCTGCCTAAAggagaaacaaatacaaaacaaatatttaaattaaattaattttgcAGTACAGTATAATTGTATTTGACCTTTAAGCAGTCTACAAGATCCATTTGTTGCATACTGAGAGGACGCTTTTGTTTTATGgagcaaactttttttttcatatttattactTTCACCACAAGATTATTGTTgccaaaataattaaaatgaacaatatcTATAGAAAACTTAATTACATAAATTCTTTGGTAACTTAAAATTACTTGGCAAATAAATTGCACTATCACTTACTGGGGAGTTGTGGGAGGGAGACAACGtgagaatataaataaataaatgtttttttgtatttctgttatgTCAATGCTTGTGTACTGTAGAAACCCTAGTAGCAAAGTCATCACATTTCATCACAAAACAACGTTTACCTGGTTGGTGGATTTCCTCGCCTTCTTCTTCTCCGGGCTCTTCATCTGGGAAGCTGAAATAGCAAAATATCAACATTAGCCACAACAAAACTACACCTTCAGGTCTCATGCTTTTGGTCCAGCACCAATCAAGCGCACCATCACATTTGGATTGGCCAATACCCCTTAGTGACAGAGTGGAGCAGCTTTAGACCTAGGGCCTATGTTTCAATTCCAACAGTTGAGATGGATTCAATGATGGGACATAGACTGGCATGAGGACAAGATGCTGAACATCCAGGCGCTATCATCACCAAGGTTATGAAGCCTTGAATCGCAAATGACCCAGGCAGACCAAATGACCCAGGCGAGAGGGATAGAGGCCGCAAACAGAGGCAGAATAAGTAAGGTCAATGAGGGAGACAGGTAAAGACGAAGACATGAGAACGAGGAAACGGAGTTGAAGGTACATTTATAGCAAAGATAGACATGAACCCCGTTCAGAGATCCACTCTGTGAGAAACAGCCACCACCGGAGACGTGAAGTTTACATATGGGGGAGGCGAGAAGGGATTTGGGAACAGCCCCAGTGCAGCCCATTGCAGCGCAGTAATGGATGATTCCGATCTGATTGGGAGATGGGTGAAATTAATTCCTACCTTTGCTTCGTTTTCCTTGTCCCGCCAGTAGTCTCCCCGATTCGGCAGCCATTAGCTAAAATGACTGTCGGTGAATTGGCATATCACCGTGCatatgcaagaaaaaaaagttaaaaatgacGACGTCTTGAAGGCTACGAGCCGAGTAGATGGATTCTGCCTTCAGGTCATGTCAATAACGTCAAAATGCGTATAATAACATCAGTAACTAACAcgaatattttatataaaaacgCCGGCCCAGGTCTGCACACTCCTTTACAGCTGCAAATCTTTCGCCACGGTGTCTGTCACGCCGGGATTTGGTCACCAAATAAACGTCAGGTAAAACTGAGATAGTTCACGTTTTGCGCACAAGTTGGTCTCGTTGCACGCCAGTTACTACTCAATGAGTTACTCGGATGCTTGCTACCTGGCTTGACTGCCAGTAATAGCAAGTTACATATCACCCCCCTCTCTTAATGATCACTTACAGATGTGTAGCAAAGAAGTCGACCAGCTAGCTAACGCAAGCTAGTTACTACCTTGGCTAACCAGCTAGCCACGCTACTCAATGTGGCTTGCTAGCAGCGTTGAGATTTCACCCAGTAGCGGCAACACTGCAACATTTATCGAAAACTGTGATTTCACTCGTAACActcatttgtgaaaatgtgcatTCAATTCTTCGTATCACAGCATTTAAAAGATAAAGCAATCGATCATGTTTTGACAACTGGTGTTTActatgctaacattagcttgctagctaacgttagcatgccACTGAAGATAGCTAGCCATCTTGCAGACTGTCTTGGAAGCAAACTGTACCCTTTCTCCGTTGCTTGCTCTGCTGTCCTTTAAATAGAAACTCTCTGGTGTGTCATTGCCAGCAAACCAGTCCTCACACGGTGTATGCTTGTTGATCCACCATTCAACTATAATTCATTCAAAAACGCAAATTTTGCCATAATTATCATGGCCTTCTATCGCCACCGGACAAAGAGGGACAAGCAGGAGTATCGCGCACCGTGGAAGGTTACACCTCAGCACAAACATGGGGGTGGCGACAAGTATACTTCATGaatataaaaagcattttcaaatgttaagaCGAGAAAACATGTTGTAGTAGTGTTGCAGTATAATCTATTCGATTAAAAAcgtatttattgaaaaaatatctAATTGACCGCCTTCCAGATTTGTGTTATTCTATTTGCAGAACTACTTTCATACCTTTCACTGGTATATTTGGCGCAGCTCAGAACAGACCATTTCCCAATAATACCCCTTACAATTAAATAAGGGGTGGACATTAATTAGACAGCCAATTAAGCACATTATCAAGTGACATCATGATTAGTCTTGCATTAACACCCAACATCAAAATATTAACATAACTGTCTGATTCAATTTAAGTCGTTTTCTTACAAAATATTGCATGAAGGGAGATTGATTATAGAGCATCTTTTTCGTGTATTGAAATGCCAGCACTTAGaaagtttaatgtatttatatattttaaatattatatatatatatataaatagccATTTTTATTcgtatataaataatatagtgAATATAGGTAGCCTACAACGATGTTAAGTTAATTATACagctaaataataataaagttgtCACTTATCCTGGTATAGATCAATTCAAAGTAGAATACAAGAGTCCTAAAAAGGTTATTCTACCATGGTTTCTAGAATTAAAGTTTATCACCGCCCACCCGGTCATGCTTCCCCCCTCTTATATTTAGACACCCCCTCCCCTCTATACTCCAGGCGCAGTCAGGAGCCTCATTGCGAGAGTGGAAAGTTGTGAAAGACCAGATAAGCTGCACTCTGGGAATGGGAC harbors:
- the pygo2 gene encoding LOW QUALITY PROTEIN: pygopus homolog 2 (The sequence of the model RefSeq protein was modified relative to this genomic sequence to represent the inferred CDS: deleted 2 bases in 1 codon), whose translation is MAAESGRLLAGQGKRSKASQMKSPEKKKARKSTNQAAGFSHLTEFAPPPTPMVDHLVASNPFDDDFGPPSRPSGTGGPGSAPFLPSPGAGGGGGYGGGGRMGVGMGFMGGPGGPGGGQPGRRPPFGPPSNAGPHHQLGFGGMPGFGGGGGGGGGGGGGGFPPGGPSQFNMPPNFSPPMHPGPGFNPMLSPGAMGGPGGGGPPHPRFGMPPQQQHGQGGHPFNSPPLPGGGGPRGPPHGPLPPMGGMGPGMNMMVGMGGGPGGNMVGGLPGMPPQGQFPSSQDGPYPGPSPPGPGNEDGKNFGGGGPPPGPQQQQQQQQQLNLNPNGPPPNNTPPGPPPNSGPPQSGGGFPGHPDVQQPNPNTPGQPSSVPPQPNPNSSPTGPLNGSGQPQHQPPGQLQPPSNTNTPNSNNSTQQQQQQQSTPPHSAPGSTPYNQQNNTPGAGGPMPNAASNSGQNSMTNNGGNTPGSNPNPPSNSTSTPNTQSPLPSGPAAPSTGPGSGPGKLGGPGMVFPCGLCMAEVHDDQDAILCEASCQRWFHRDCTGLTEPAYALLTRESAAVWACDFCIKTKDIQAVFVRQGLGQLVAANES